A stretch of DNA from Thiothrix subterranea:
TTTGATTCCCTAATTATAGGGCCTGTTTTTCCGATTACTACTTTACCCGACACGGTATGTCACATAGGATTACCCAATTCGGAAGGAGAATTATACATGAACACAACCAAACATTGCCGTTTACTCATCCTCGGTTCGGGGCCTGCGGGCTATACCGCTGCCGTTTACGCCGCACGCGCCAACCTAAACCCCGTATTGATCACCGGTATGGCGCAAGGCGGGCAATTGATGACCACCACCGAAGTGGATAACTGGCCGGGCGATGATGCTGGCGTCATGGGGCCACAATTAATGGAACGGATGCAAAAACACGCTGAACGTTTCGATACCGAAATCATTTTTGACCACATTAATAGCGTCGACCTGCAAAACCGTCCTTTTACGCTGAACGGCGACAGCGGGCAATACACCTGTGACGCTTTGATTATAGCCACTGGCGCGTCAGCGATGTACCTAGGATTAGAATCTGAGCAAAAATTCAGTGGCAAAGGCGTATCAGCCTGCGCCACCTGTGACGGCTTTTTCTACCGCAATCAAAAAGTCGCGGTGATTGGCGGTGGCAATACGGCGGTGGAAGAAGCACTTTACCTAGCGAATATCGCCTCCGAAGTCACGTTAGTACACCGTCGTGACGAATTGCGTTCTGAAAAAATCTTGCAAAAACACCTGTTTGAAAAAGTTGAACAAGGCAAAGTCAAAATCCTGTGGAACACCACTCTCGATGAAGTGCTGGGCGACAAAACTGGCGTGACCGGAATGCGCGTCAAAGACGTGAACAGCGGCACAACCCAAGACATCGCCGTACACGGCATTTTCATTGCCATTGGTCACAAACCCAATACGGCCATTTTCGATGGGCAATTAGAAATGAGTGGCGGCTACCTCAAAGTCAAAAGCGGTTCGGAAGGCAATGCCACCCAAACCAGCATCGAAGGCGTATTTGCCGCCGGTGATGTTATGGATCACGTTTACCGCCAAGCCATCACCTCCGCCGGTACGGGTTGCATGGCAGCATTGGATGCGGAAAAATATTTGGATCAATTGGCAAAAACTCACTAAAGGAACGGCGTGTTACCACGATCACTCAGCCTCACCTTACTCAATCCCACTTGGTCGGAAGAACCCTTCCCACCTGTGGAAATGGCGTGGGAAGAACCCAACGGCTTGCTGGCAGTCGGCGGCGATTTAAGCATTGCCCGCTTGAAAAATGCTTACCGAGCGGGGATCTTCCCCTGGTTTGGGCCGCGTGAACCGATCTACTGGTGGTCGCCTGATCCGCGCACGGTACTGTTCCCACACAAAATCCGCATGACTCGCAGTTTGCGTAAATCGTTACGCAACAAGGGTTATCGCATCAGCTTCGACACCTGCTTTTCCGACGTGGTAGAAGCCTGTGCCGCCCCACGCTCTTACACCGCCGAAACCTGGATTACGCACGAAATGCACACCGCGTATTGCATGTTGCACGCGCATGACATCGCACATTCGGTGGAAGTATGGAATCCGGCGGGTGAACTGGTTGGCGGTCTGTACGGTGTGACTACCGGCGGGGTATTCAGCGGCGAATCCATGTTCAGCCGTGAACCGGATACCTCCAAAATCGCAATGGTGGCGCTGGCTTGGCATGTGCAGCACTGGGGCTTTGCGGTGATTGATTGCCAAATCGAAAATCCGCATTTAATGAGCATGGGCGCGGAAAATATTTCACGCGCTGACTACTTGAAAATTTTGCACGCTAATTTACACGTTCCGCCGCCGCGCTATTGGTTGGCGGACAACAGCGTCGATTTATCGCGCTGGCAAACGGAAACCGATCCCCGTTAATTCACACCACAGGGCTACGCATTATGTTTGATGACGAACAACCCCGACCACCGTTTAGTGCCGAAGAACTACGCATTCTTGGCAGCTTAATGGAAAAACAACTCACCACCCCCGCCAGCTATCCGCTCACTTTTAACTCGCTGACAGTGGCGTGCAATCAAAAAAGCAGCCGCGATCCTGTGATGAATTTGACCGAAGGCGTGGTCGGGCATACCGCCAAAGTGCTGGTCGAAGGTGGCTGGACTAACATTCAATACAGCGAACGCGCCCAACGGGTAGAGCACAAAGTTGAGCGCAAACTCAAACTGAATCGCCAACAACAAGCGGTGCTGTGCGTATTATTACTGCGCCGCCCGCAAACCTTGAACGAAATCAAAACCCGCACCGAACGCATGGCAGATTTTGCCAGCACCGACGAAATCCGCGAAATTTTGGAAGCATGGATGGCGCTCGATAAGCCCTTAGCGGTGCGTTTGCCTGCGGGTGGCGGACGGCGCGAAGACCGCTATTTTCACGCCCTTGGCACCGAAACGCTGGATGAATTGCACACCACCGAAGCCGCCAGCCCTGGCACTGCTACCCATCACAGCAGTCCCCGCCAAGACCATTACGCGCAATTAGAAGCACGGGTGGCAGAATTAGAAAAACGCCTCGCCGCCTTAGAAACACAATTGTACTGACAAAAAATGGGGCGTATGCAATACGCCCCTACGAAAACCCTTGTAAGGGCGTATTGCATACGCCCTCTTTGAAAAGTTATTTCGTGCACATTCCTTATTTTTTCTCAGGAGCAGGCACAGCGGCTTCGCCCACGGCTGGCGTCGCTTCGATTTTCACTTTCTCGACGTCGCCATCGCAATAGCTCCACTGGGCTTCCCAACGTGAAGGGAAACTTTTATCGAGGAACTTGATCTCGTAACGCCCCCAATAACGGGTCATTTCACCGAAAATACCGGGGCGTTCCGTGGTGCATTCCACCTTGGCTTTCTTTTTTGCCCAGTAACCGTCATAGGTTCCACGGTTTTCATACACTTTCGCCAAACCTAGAATGTATACCACACCTGGATCTTCCGCCGGGCCATAAGCAAATACGGCGGTCGGCCCGATTTCATCGGCGTACACAATACGCCCAACGTTGCTGTTCCATACTTCGTCTGCCAGCGCACTACCACCAGTGGTGATCAGTGCTGCTAAGCCTAGCGCTTTCAATACGTTTAGTTTCATTCCATGCCCTCTCTATCATTGATGAACGGTCGCTGCATCATACCAGACTCTTGCTCACGATTTCATACACATCCCCCGACAAACCGCTGTGCGCTTTAATCTGCTCCAGTTGGGCTTTCATGGCGGCGCTGCGGGTCGGCTCGTATTGCCGCCAGTTCATGAGCGGGCGCACCATGCGTGAAGCGATTTGCGGGTTCATTGCATCCAATTCCAAGACGCGCTCGGTGAGGAAGGTGTAGCCGCTGCCATCTTGTGCGTGGAAATGCAGCGGGTTGCGCATTGCAAAACTGCCCACCAAGGCACGGACTTTGTTGGGGTTGCGGATGTCGAACAGCGCATGTTGCATCAGCGTCTGCACTTGTTGCAGCGTACCCGGTAACGACGAGGTAGCTTGCAAGCCGAACCATTTATCCATCACCAGCGGATCATGCTGCCAACGGTCGTGGAAATGTTGCAGCGCCTCTTCACGTTGCGGGCAGTCGATTTTGCTGAGTACCGCCAATGCCGCCATCGCATCGGTCATATTGCCCGCGTTGCGGTATTGCTGGAGGCAGGTCTCGTAAATGCCGTCATCCTGAATGCGCCCCAAATACGCCAGACAGACATTTTTCAAGCTGCGCCGCCCAATGCTCACCGCATCCGGGGAATAATCGCCCTGCCCTTGCGCGTGCAAGTCGGCATACAGCGCTTCCAAATCCAAGCGCAAGGCTTTCGCCAAAGTCGCGTGGATGAATTCGCGCACGGTATGAATCGCTTCGGGGTCAGACGGGCGTGCCACTTCTGCGATGTCAGCCTCGGACGGTAACGTCATGGCTTCGGCACGCAAGGCATGATCCAAGGTGTTATCGGTGAGAATCGCCTGATACGCGCTGATGAATTCGTGTTCCAACCCGAAGGCAGCTTGCTGTTGCTGCGCATCCAGTAAGCTCAGAATGGTTTGCATCGCCAAGCGTTGCCCAGCATCCCAACGGTTGAAAGCATCGCTGTCATGCTTCATCAAAAACACCAGCTCGGCGGTAGTGTACGGGTAGCTCAAGCGCACGGGAGCAGAAAAACCACGCAATAACGAAGGCACGGGACATTCCGCCACTTGCTCAAACGTAAACGACTGTTCAGCATCCGTCAGGCGTAACACTTGTGTGCCGATCAAGTCTTGCCCATTGCTACCCAGCAAACCGACGGCTACCGGAATCAAAAACGGCAATTTCTCCGCTGCTTCCGGCGTCGCGGGGCAAGACTGGCGCAAGTGCAAAGTACACGTTTGCGCGGCAGCATCGTAATCCATCGTCACCGCGACTTGTGGCGTCCCCGCCTGATCATACCAACGCTGAAACTGGCTCAAATCAACACCATTGGCATCAGCCATTGCCGCGAGAAAGTTTTCGGTCGCCACCGCTTGCCCATCATGGCGCTGAAAATACAAATCCATGCCTTTGCGGAAACCGTCACGCCCCAGCAAAGTCTGGTACATGCGCACCACTTCCGCACCTTTTTCATAAACGGTCACAGTGTAGAAGTTATTGATTTCCATGTAAGACGCGGGGCGAATCGGGTGTGCCATCGGGCTGGCATCTTCCGCAAACTGATTGGTACGCAACATCCGCACGTCTTCAATGCGTTTCACCGGGCGCGAATGCAAATCAGAGGTGAATTCTTGATCACGGAATACCGTCAGCCCTTCTTTCAGCGACAATTGAAACCAATCACGGCAAGTCACACGATTACCCGTCCAATTGTGGAAATATTCATGCCCGATCACCGCTTCAATGCTGACGTAATCCATATCCGTCGCGGTGGCGGGGCTGGCAAACACCAACTTGGAATTGAACACGTTCAAGCCCTTGTTTTCCATCGCCCCCATATTGAAATCATCCACCGCCACGATCATGTAAATGTCGAGGTCGTATTCCAAGCCGAAACGCTGTTCATCCCAGTGCATCGCCCGTTTCAACGACTGCATGGCGTGGTCGCATTTGTCGATATTGTGCGCTTCGGTATAAATGCGCAAAGTGACATCGCGCCCAGAACTCGTGGTGTAATGGTCTTCCACATGCTGCAAATCGCCCGCCACCAGCGCAAATAAATACGCGGGTTTATGAAACGGATCTTCCCAACGCGCCCAATGCCGACCATCCGCCAACTCGCCGCTGCCGGTCAGATTGCCGTTGGAAAGCAACACCGGGTATTTCTGTTTATCCGCCAGAATCTGCGTGGTGAACACCGTCATCACATCCGGGCGGTCGGGGTAATAGGTGATTTTGCGGAAACCTTGCGCTTCGCATTGCGTGCAGAAATTACCGCTGGACTGGTACAAACCTTCCAACGAGGTGTTTTTCTGCGGGTAAATGCGCGTCACGATTTCCAGCGTACACAATGCCGACACATTGTAAACGCTCATGCCGGTATCCGTGACCTGATAATCACCGGCTTGCAGCGGCAGCCCATTCAAGCGGATTTCCAGCAATTCCAGCGCTTCGCCATAAAGCTCCAACGGCGTATTCGCTGCAACGCCCGCTTCACGGCGGTAATTTGCCACGTTGGTGACGCGGGTAGATGTTTCGCCCAATTCAAAGACCAGTGACAACGCATCCACACGGTAGCTAGGTGCGGTATAGTCTTGTAAATAAACCGTTTTCGGTTGACCTTCTCTCATTTTTTTGTCTCTTTTGAATGACTAGCAGTGTATAACACATTGAGAATAGTAGCATATTCAGGATGTTGTGGTGAGATCATCCCCATGCGCAATAAAAGATCAATATTTACCAAATTGCAATTGTCTTTGAATTCTGTGGTGGTTTCGGTCAGCCGCGCAATCTCCGCTAATGGCATCCGCTCAAACGCAATCACTTCGCCATCGGTATTTTCCGGCACAAAATCTTCTGGCAACCACAAGTCATACACATAAATCGTGGAATTATCCAAGCCACGCCAGCCTTCCTGCCGATACGGAATCGTGCGAATCGCCTGCGCTTGTTGAGCAAGCTCGGCGGGAATATTGGCTTCTTC
This window harbors:
- the trxB gene encoding thioredoxin-disulfide reductase gives rise to the protein MNTTKHCRLLILGSGPAGYTAAVYAARANLNPVLITGMAQGGQLMTTTEVDNWPGDDAGVMGPQLMERMQKHAERFDTEIIFDHINSVDLQNRPFTLNGDSGQYTCDALIIATGASAMYLGLESEQKFSGKGVSACATCDGFFYRNQKVAVIGGGNTAVEEALYLANIASEVTLVHRRDELRSEKILQKHLFEKVEQGKVKILWNTTLDEVLGDKTGVTGMRVKDVNSGTTQDIAVHGIFIAIGHKPNTAIFDGQLEMSGGYLKVKSGSEGNATQTSIEGVFAAGDVMDHVYRQAITSAGTGCMAALDAEKYLDQLAKTH
- the aat gene encoding leucyl/phenylalanyl-tRNA--protein transferase, whose protein sequence is MLPRSLSLTLLNPTWSEEPFPPVEMAWEEPNGLLAVGGDLSIARLKNAYRAGIFPWFGPREPIYWWSPDPRTVLFPHKIRMTRSLRKSLRNKGYRISFDTCFSDVVEACAAPRSYTAETWITHEMHTAYCMLHAHDIAHSVEVWNPAGELVGGLYGVTTGGVFSGESMFSREPDTSKIAMVALAWHVQHWGFAVIDCQIENPHLMSMGAENISRADYLKILHANLHVPPPRYWLADNSVDLSRWQTETDPR
- a CDS encoding YceH family protein, which translates into the protein MFDDEQPRPPFSAEELRILGSLMEKQLTTPASYPLTFNSLTVACNQKSSRDPVMNLTEGVVGHTAKVLVEGGWTNIQYSERAQRVEHKVERKLKLNRQQQAVLCVLLLRRPQTLNEIKTRTERMADFASTDEIREILEAWMALDKPLAVRLPAGGGRREDRYFHALGTETLDELHTTEAASPGTATHHSSPRQDHYAQLEARVAELEKRLAALETQLY
- the pepN gene encoding aminopeptidase N; protein product: MREGQPKTVYLQDYTAPSYRVDALSLVFELGETSTRVTNVANYRREAGVAANTPLELYGEALELLEIRLNGLPLQAGDYQVTDTGMSVYNVSALCTLEIVTRIYPQKNTSLEGLYQSSGNFCTQCEAQGFRKITYYPDRPDVMTVFTTQILADKQKYPVLLSNGNLTGSGELADGRHWARWEDPFHKPAYLFALVAGDLQHVEDHYTTSSGRDVTLRIYTEAHNIDKCDHAMQSLKRAMHWDEQRFGLEYDLDIYMIVAVDDFNMGAMENKGLNVFNSKLVFASPATATDMDYVSIEAVIGHEYFHNWTGNRVTCRDWFQLSLKEGLTVFRDQEFTSDLHSRPVKRIEDVRMLRTNQFAEDASPMAHPIRPASYMEINNFYTVTVYEKGAEVVRMYQTLLGRDGFRKGMDLYFQRHDGQAVATENFLAAMADANGVDLSQFQRWYDQAGTPQVAVTMDYDAAAQTCTLHLRQSCPATPEAAEKLPFLIPVAVGLLGSNGQDLIGTQVLRLTDAEQSFTFEQVAECPVPSLLRGFSAPVRLSYPYTTAELVFLMKHDSDAFNRWDAGQRLAMQTILSLLDAQQQQAAFGLEHEFISAYQAILTDNTLDHALRAEAMTLPSEADIAEVARPSDPEAIHTVREFIHATLAKALRLDLEALYADLHAQGQGDYSPDAVSIGRRSLKNVCLAYLGRIQDDGIYETCLQQYRNAGNMTDAMAALAVLSKIDCPQREEALQHFHDRWQHDPLVMDKWFGLQATSSLPGTLQQVQTLMQHALFDIRNPNKVRALVGSFAMRNPLHFHAQDGSGYTFLTERVLELDAMNPQIASRMVRPLMNWRQYEPTRSAAMKAQLEQIKAHSGLSGDVYEIVSKSLV